A single genomic interval of Coccidioides posadasii str. Silveira chromosome 1, complete sequence harbors:
- a CDS encoding uncharacterized protein (EggNog:ENOG410PKFN~COG:S), which produces MMEFREKETTQANERRQCWECSRRRLVCDSSRPACNKCQTAGITCPGYSQKKPLKWLPPGKVTSRTRRRRGHPTDKGDSNTSSSAPTTVNPSLGTSEVEESSIKSLTCHTENGMKDVAAALSHVTFGTEACAFTQAILYYNSCIYPHFESMHQLAPNPYLLRFSLSTARYIPTGMKYTLVSMALNHRIYHLLSRTSRSTLAEALSNLYHYRGLAIRALGEDVGKEKTRSSDATITSVLLFMVTDVRDSLSLNWRQHFIGAEKLISLRGGLENLARLSPHMKPMLLYYIILGVIGNTTTPPSDQVATTSQLDLANLASEMYGEGYLFPNLLCPPPLFLDILSINHLRYQWKIASLVNQFSQTAAEAVLQHVDAFSPEEWACSNTSSQEDWLLIGRIYQSAVALYCISSLQSVSVLPFTSQLKARRTAHGNRLFQLLKEALLSPKVNKCMMWPLIVAGAEAVNRGPAAREFVADHLSEMSEDLGTPLALHAKMVFKKFWPSGKTKWDDCFDTPYAFVP; this is translated from the exons ATGATGGAATTCCGCGAAAAGGAGACAACGCAGGCGAACGAAAGGCGACAATGCTGGGAGTGTTCCCGCCGCCGACTGGTATGCGACTCATCACGTCCGGCCTGCAACAAGTGCCAGACTGCTGGGATCACTTGCCCTGGGTATAGCCAGAAGAAACCCCTGAAGTGGCTTCCCCCGGGGAAGGTGACGTCTAGAACTAGGCGACGTCGAGGTCACCCTACCGACAAAGGCGACAGCAATACCAGTAGTTCCGCCCCCACCACAGTCAATCCTAGTCTTGGGACTAGCGAGGTGGAAGAAAGTAGTATCAAGAGCTTGACGTGCCATACCGAGAATGGCATGAAAGACGTTGCTGCAGCTCTCTCGCACGTCACATTTGGAACCGAGGCCTGTGCTTTCACTCAAGCCATTCTCTACT ACAATTCTTGTATCTATCCACACTTTGAATCTATGCACCAGCTGGCGCCAAATCCATACCTCCTTcgcttttctctctctacaGCGCGCTATATTCCCACTGGTATGAAATACACTCTGGTATCCATGGCCTTAAACCATCGCATCTACCATCTACTCTCAAGAACGAGTCGCTCAACCTTAGCGGAGGCGCTATCTAATCTGTATCATTATCGCGGCTTGGCTATCAGGGCATTGGGTGAAGATGTTGGCAAAGAGAAAACCCGAAGCAGCGATGCGACGATTACTAGTGTTCTGCTATTCATGGTCACGGAT GTCCGAGACTCTCTTTCGCTAAACTGGCGGCAACATTTTATTGGTGCTGAGAAGCTAATTTCGCTCCGCGGCGGTTTAGAGAACCTTGCCCGCCTGTCCCCACATATGAAGCCCATGTTGCTTTATTACATTAT ACTTGGCGTCATTGGAAACACAACCACACCCCCGTCCGACCAAGTCGCGACAACGTCTCAGCTTGACCTAGCCAATCTGGCATCTGAGATGTATGGGGAGGGCTATCTTTTTCCAAACCTTCTCTGTCCCCCCCCCCTGTTTCTGGATATCCTCAGCATCAATCACCTTCGATATCAATGGAAGATCGCGTCTCTTGTAAATCAATTTTCTCAAACTGCAGCCGAGGCGGTGTTGCAACACGTTGACGCTTTCTCGCCTGAGGAATGGGCCTGTTCAAATACCTCGTCTCAGGAAGATTGGCTCCTTATCGGGCGTATATACCAATCAGCAGTCGCCCTGTATTGCATCTCATCGTTGCAAAGCGTTTCTGTCCTCCCCTTCACTTCGCAGCTCAAAGCCAGGAGAACTGCCCACGGTAATCGCCTCTTCCAACTTCTCAAGGAGGCCCTACTCTCACCAAAAGTGAATAAGTGCATGATGTGGCCGTTAATCGTGGCCGGCGCGGAAGCGGTAAATCGAGGCCCAGCGGCACGTGAATTTGTCGCTGACCATTTGTCGGAAATGTCTGAAGACCTCGGCACACCTCTAGCACTGCATGCGAAAATGGTTTTCAAAAAATTTTGGCCCTCTGGGAAAACAAAGTGGGATGATTGCTTCGATACTCCGTATGCTTTCGTACCATGA
- a CDS encoding uncharacterized protein (EggNog:ENOG410PGM1~COG:S~TransMembrane:7 (o20-37i49-68o88-111i123-145o165-182i202-219o246-265i)~BUSCO:9323at33183), giving the protein MPDGNPVDGSLYIYAPSKVAPIIFTAAFALTGGIHLWQCSHYKSFKLMGLHLLSCLMLTTGFALREYGAFEYLYTKKNLDLYIASTSMIYMAPPILELANYHVLGRILYYVPYCSPLHPGRVLTTFGALSAVVEVLNAIGVAYIANKSLPENLRELGEALIKASLITQIVVISLFYFLAGIFHQRTAKAKVNVRSVMAPLRTMYISTFLILVRCIYRTVEQFDISDTEINSEADLSTLSPAVRYEWYFYVFEASLLLLNSFLWNWRHPRRFLPQSSKVYLAQNGSTEIEGPGWNDNRSLLITLLDPFGFFGPRKEREKPFWETNGHVGTDSNV; this is encoded by the exons ATGCCTGACGGAAATCCTG TCGACGGGAGCCTTTATATTTACGCTCCTAGCAAGGTAGCGCCCATAATCTTTACTGCAGCGTTCGCATTGACGGGCGGCATACATTTATGGCAATGCTC TCATTATAAATCTTTCAAGCTCATGGGCCTACACCTTCTTTCTTGCCTCATGCTAACTACCGGCTTTGCGCTGCGGGAGTACGGCGCTTTCGAATATCTGTACACCAAGAAGAATCTTGATCTGTATATCGCGAGTACCTCGATGATCTACATGGCCCC ACCTATCCTCGAACTTGCAAATTATCACGTCCTCGGTCGCATCCTCTATTATGTGCCATACTGCTCTCCGCTGCACCCCGGGCGTGTCCTTACCACCTTTGGTGCACTGTCCGCGGTCGTGGAGGTTCTGAACGCGATAGGAGTGGCTTACATCGCCAATAAATCGCTGCCTGAGAACCTCAGGGAACTTGGCGAAGCTTTGATAAAGGCCTCGCTAATAACCCAAATTGTCGTGATCTCGCTGTTCTACTTTCTGGCCGGTATTTTCCACCAGCGCACTGCGAAAGCCAAGGTCAACGTTCGTTCTGTCATGGCCCCATTAAGGACCATGTACATTAGCACATTTCTTATCTTGGTGCGATGTATCTATCGCACTGTGGAGCAGTTCGACATCTCGGATACGGAAATTAACTCGGAAGCCGATCTTTCGACCCTTAGCCCCGCAGTGCGATATGAATGGTATTTCTACGTCTTCGAGGCGAGCCTGTTGCTGCTCAATTCATTTCTATGGAATTGGCGGCACCCAAGGCGCTTCCTTCCCCAAAGTTCCAAGGTCTATCTCGCACAAAATGGCTCCACAGAAATCGAAGGGCCTGGCTGGAATGATAACCGCTCGTTGCTAATCACCCTGCTCGATCCTTTTGGTTTCTTTGGGCCcaggaaagaaagagaaaagccGTTTTGGGAAACTAACGGGCATGTTGGTACCGACAGTAACGTGTGA
- a CDS encoding uncharacterized protein (EggNog:ENOG410PQRV), with translation MSYTAGGYPYLPAGTGGGPNLPPPSYTQLDQNPFRDPVPPYHTFRDNSSTRDWKPSNPPTVKFPPRMNGYFNWKMSKTFHLGPTAEQKVHAVTVHSATSTCGPSVDLYDGPTNTHPVLATATADKSSKNKLVNITVPRWPGYQEGIAELESITTSPPSKHVALAFSLPVGVGKEMRLENFEWRMSTGNEIKEQDGQSYGWKLVRMSNTMEDCAVKRSRREFGVTSDGKEVVAVLAYYCGWSMTKGFKFAFLGSGLTGTMGEKWEIVTLVSALHVWYMDFRQTMAGAALY, from the coding sequence ATGAGCTACACAGCAGGCGGGTATCCATACTTGCCTGCTGGCACTGGCGGCGGCCCGAACCTCCCTCCTCCATCCTACACACAACTTGACCAGAACCCTTTTAGAGACCCGGTCCCGCCATACCATACATTCCGCGATAACAGTTCTACAAGAGATTGGAAACCATCGAACCCCCCGACCGTCAAATTTCCACCGAGAATGAACGGGTACTTCAATTGGAAGATGTCAAAGACATTTCACCTGGGACCGACAGCCGAGCAGAAGGTGCATGCTGTGACAGTGCATTCTGCTACTTCCACCTGCGGGCCTTCCGTTGACCTATACGACGGACCAACCAATACTCACCCGGTCCTGGCAACAGCTACTGCCGACAAAAGTAGCAAAAATAAGCTTGTTAACATAACTGTGCCGCGGTGGCCGGGATACCAAGAAGGAATAGCCGAATTGGAGTCGATAACCACCTCCCCTCCATCCAAACACGTCGCGCTTGCATTCTCTTTGCCCGTTGGGGTCGGCAAGGAGATGCGGCTCGAGAACTTTGAATGGCGGATGAGCACAGGAAATGAGATCAAGGAGCAAGACGGCCAGTCCTACGGCTGGAAACTGGTGCGAATGTCGAATACGATGGAGGACTGCGCTGTGAAAAGATCGAGGCGAGAATTCGGGGTGACAAGTGATGGGAAAGAGGTTGTGGCGGTTTTGGCATACTACTGCGGGTGGAGCATGACGAAGGGCTTCAAGTTCGCTTTCCTTGGTAGCGGCCTAACCGGCACTATGGGCGAGAAGTGGGAGATCGTGACTCTCGTTTCGGCACTGCACGTCTGGTACATGGATTTCCGGCAAACGATGGCTGGAGCTGCATTATACTAG
- the GAA1 gene encoding Glycosyl phosphatidyl inositol protein transamidase complex subunit (BUSCO:298335at4751~EggNog:ENOG410PGB3~COG:O~TransMembrane:8 (i21-42o364-384i430-450o462-481i493-511o517-534i566-589o617-639i)), with the protein MALISDLILRLRRDPRPLSKLPPYLSALLILVGIIWLLLLPLNEYSRQTYISENALLPGQVHTYFSGSEQNIFRGYRQEIEAVKDAEYDVVSQKLQSIFRESGLKVATQKYDYRSAGNVYSGQNVYSIIQAPRGDGTEAIVLVAAWKTIKGEPNLNGVALALTLARYFKRWSLWSKDIIFLITPDSRSGAQAWIDAYHDMHPPSVEPLPLKSGALQGALAFEYPFDHRFESIHIVYDGVNGQLPNLDLFNTAVSISNGQMGIRAELQEMWNHDDSYKMRLQTMVRGMMRQGLGSAAGLHSCFIPYHIDAITLQTVGQGWQDEMALGRTVEGLVRSLNNLLEHLHQSFFFYLLMQTNRFVSIGTYLPSAMLIAGNFTIMAIASWMKSGYSGLDIRLNQGKIEKTTEGQSAGEGRSASPGNGENNGILERHLALPASLVMGLHFLGGIPLYIFNNLSHQFLAPAAYYFGFINILIPIVLATLLTRFHHPTAQQFLLIKSFSLLLLGLFLSALATLNFSLSFLMGLLCAPLSFVGYVEPKPTSILASAESKSMKAGNPSKSATPLTPCVLAKVAVSLVVLNAIAPSAVLLGACKAWNVSVEKVLTEAAFGWDVWGMWTQVAVWCVWWPAWLAGVMGVVSSVVV; encoded by the exons ATGGCACTAATAT CGGATCTTATCCTCAGACTACGTCGCGACCCGCGCCCTTTGTCCAAACTCCCCCCCTATCTCTCTGCTCTCCTCATTCTTGTCGGTATCATATGGCTCCTCCTGCTCCCGCTGAACGAGTACTCTCGACAGACGTATATCTCCGAAAATGCGCTGTTACCGGGCCAGGTGCACACGTACTTTTCGGGCAGTGAGCAGAATATCTTCCGTGGATATAGGCAGGAGATCGAGGCAGTGAAGGATGCGGAGTACGATGT GGTTTCACAAAAATTACAGTCGATCTTTCGGGAATCGGGGTTGAAAGTTGCGACTCAGAAATATGATTATCGGTCTGCTGGGAATGTTTATTCGGGCCAGAACGTTTACAGCATCATTCAAGCTCCCCGGGGTGATGGGACGGAGGCAATTGTCCTGGTAGCCGCGTGGAAGACGATCAAGGGAGAACCCAATCTCAATGGCGTTGCGCTGGCTTTAACTTTGGCTCGGTACTTTAAGA GATGGTCTCTTTGGTCAAAAGATATAATTTTTCTCATCACACCGGATAGCAGGTCTGGTGCTCAAGCGTGGATCGACGCGTACCATGATATGCACCCTCCATCGGTTGAGCCACTGCCCCTGAAGAGTGGCGCGCTACAAGGCGCGCTCGCTTTCGAATACCCGTTTGACCATCGTTTCGAATCTATCCACATTGTTTACGACGGAGTCAACGGACAGTTACCAAATCTCGACTTGTTCAACACTGCCGTATCCATATCTAATGGGCAAATGGGCATTCGCGCAGAATTGCAAGAAATGTGGAACCACGATGATAGCTACAAGATGCGCCTACAGACAATGGTCAGGGGGATGATGCGCCAGGGCCTCGGCAGTGCGGCGGGCCTACACAGTTGCTTTATTCCGTATCATATCGATGCGATCACACTTCAAACCGTTGGTCAGGGATGGCAGGATGAAATGGCTCTCGGTAGAACGGTAGAGGGTTTAGTTCGAAGCTTGAATAACCTGCTAGAGCATCTGCATCAGagttttttcttttacctGCTAATGCAGACGAATCGATTTGTGAGCATCGGAACGTATCTTCCAAGTGCAATGTTGATTGCCGGCAATTTTACCATTATGGCGATTGCGTCGTGGATGAAAAGCGGATACTCCGGCCTTGATATACGGTTGAACCAGGGTAAAATAGAGAAAACAACGGAAGGACAATCGGCGGGGGAGGGAAGAAGCGCCTCGCCTGGGAACGGGGAGAACAATGGCATCTTGGAAAGGCATCTTGCCTTACCGGCAAGTTTGGTCATGGGTTTGCATTTCTTAGGGGGTATACCTCTTTATATTTTCAACAATCTCTCACACCAG TTCCTTGCCCCTGCAGCCTACTACTTCGGTTTCATCAACATCCTCATCCCCATTGTGCTTGCCACTCTCCTCACGCGATTCCACCACCCAACGGCTCAGCAATTCCTCCTCATAAAATCCTTTTCTCTCCTACTTCTTGGCCTTTTCCTCTCCGCTCTTGCAACCTTGAACTTCTCTCTTTCCTTCCTAATGGGCCTACTTTGCGCGCCTCTTTCATTCGTCGGATACGTCGAGCCCAAACCGACGTCCATATTAGCCAGCGCAGAGTCCAAATCTATGAAGGCGGGAAATCCCTCCAAGTCAGCGACCCCACTGACGCCTTGTGTTCTTGCCAAGGTGGCTGTGAGCCTGGTAGTCCTTAACGCCATTGCTCCGAGTGCCGTGCTCCTCGGGGCCTGCAAGGCGTGGAACGTCTCAGTGGAGAAAGTTCTTACCGAGGCTGCGTTCGGGTGGGATGTTTGGGGGATGTGGACGCAGGTTGCCGTGTGGTGTGTGTGGTGGCCCGCTTGGCTGGCTGGAGTGATGGGAGTGGTGTCATCGGTGGTGGTCTAA
- the RBD2 gene encoding Putative rhomboid protease (EggNog:ENOG410PH0G~COG:T~TransMembrane:6 (i24-45o71-90i97-120o132-152i164-181o187-208i)~MEROPS:MER0034660), whose amino-acid sequence MPLAFPPLPFSPTRLRSYILRLPLFTRTVLIAIVTLCLLDLQPAWSVARWGALKPSEVSLMSMHRLNTYPIVHQGFIHAFLNILALTPLLERFEAEYGTLTSLAMFFGPLSTFPGGLYILVEKCIFRQDTAILGSSIWVFLLLASEAMKTYASNPHFSLGTYKIPTWATPLIGTIFVSALIPNTSFVGHLCGIAVGYALGLGYLKILFPPEKILRWVESKLNLLGILPHYVSVDQKTYGRYGILPTGNSSRGPGTTMSYFGSTQRLGP is encoded by the exons ATGCCGCTAGCATTCCCCCCTCTCCCCTTCAGCCCTACACGGCTTCGATCGTACATACTCCGCCTCCCGCTTTTCACCAGAACTGTCCTAATAGCTATCGTCACCCTTTGCCTTTTGGATTTACAGCCGGCATGGAGCGTGGCGCGCTGGGGAGCATTGAAGCCGAGTGAAGTTAGCCTTATGAGCA TGCACCGTCTTAATACCTATCCAATCGTCCACCAGGGGTTTATTCACGCGTTTTTAAATATCTTGGCGCTGACGCCGCTGCTGGAGAGATTCGAGGCTGAATATGGAACGCTTACTTCGCTGGCTATGTTCTTTGGAC CGCTATCGACGTTCCCTGGAGGCTTATATATACTCGTCGAGAAATGTATATTCCGCCAAGATACTGCTATTTTAGGATCAAG TATTTGGGTGTTTTTGCTacttgcatcagaagcaaTGAAGACCTACGCTTCAAACCCTCACTTCAG TCTGGGGACGTATAAGATTCCAACGTGGGCAACGCCACTGATTGGAACGATCTTCGTTTCCGCATTGATTCCGAACACTAGTTTCGTGGGCCACTTGTGCGGAATTGCCGTTGGATACGCCC TCGGACTTGGCTACCTAAAAATCCTTTTCCCTCCAGAGAAAATCCTACGATGGGTTGAAAGCAAATTGAACCTTCTGGGGATCCTCCCACACTACGTGTCGGTAGATCAGAAAACGTATGGGCGCTACGGAATATTGCCCACGGGCAATTCTTCCAGGGGCCCGGGCACGACAATGAGTTACTTTGGATCTACTCAGCGTTTAGGGCCGTAA
- a CDS encoding uncharacterized protein (SECRETED:SignalP(1-24)~EggNog:ENOG410PG2I~COG:S~TransMembrane:9 (n11-20c24/25o73-96i103-123o139-159i292-310o316-335i463-480o492-512i524-544o556-579i)~BUSCO:6420at33183) gives MLRLSAFPARLGVFLFLLSFGVNAQPHGNEHGSMDMHSAMPAGASPSMSTSAKVAEPSGPISYFAHGEHFGVILGHIVLMVLAWFFILPIGVMFSVARSHLSLPVQFLFLVVNAVGLLLGIIYNTQTPDLYVNNSHHKIGWIATWVMIAEVVMGLLFAYSGRNRYVAGSAYERLAFLPVSQDTPQDSRASYSRGDYQYRWSGDSGQGTERCSSSLRSPRSSSMERGRSLSRDNDVDDFEEKPINEAGHITRPRKFLGSRFLDKYLAHRIPGLLSQRALNILKVIYVIIERTILPLGFIALVSGGVTYGGIFRGNNIFNGLAHFIKGGIFLWYGLLTLGRWLGCFADFGWAWNIKPSHAIVGWKSRVPTGEFTESLVIFLYGSSNVFLEHLAAWGGAWTAQDLEHVSISIMFFGGGLCGMLSESQRVRDWINMSVLPAPTNVEQPAKDEVWQAPKTQRLSLNPMPAIVILLLGLMMSSHHQASMVSTMVHSQWGMLLVGFSMARAVTYIILYLNPPSSLLPSRPPSELVASFCLISGGLIFMLSTKDIIEVMIHYDLNAMFVFTVAMGFTAFVMAWEIVAISLKAWASKKTAPPSPQDLRFPE, from the exons ATGCTGCGGCTATCTGCTTTCCCTGCCCGTCTGGGCGTGTTTTTATTCCTCCTGTCCTTCGGAGTAAACGCACAGCCGCATGGTAACGAACATGGCTCAATGGACATGCACAGCGCGATGCCTGCAGGCGCTAGCCCATCAATGAGTACGAGCGCGAAAGTTGCCGAGCCTTCTGGCCCAATAAGTTACTTCGCCCATGGAGAACATTTTGGAGTTATCCTGGGTCACATCGTTCTTATGGTACTTGCTTGGTTCTTCATCCTTCCGATTG GTGTCATGTTTAGCGTTGCGCGATCTCACCTCTCTCTCCCCGTTCAAttcctcttcctcgtcgTCAATGCGGTCGGTCTGCTCTTGGGCATTATCTACAACACCCAAACTCCGGACCTCTATGTGAATAATTCTCACCATAAAATTGGGTGGATCGCTACCTGGGTCATGATCGCTGAAGTCGTCATGGGTCTGCTCTTTGCCTATTCGGGGAGAAACAGGTATGTTGCGGGTAGCGCCTATGAAAGGCTTGCTTTCCTCCCAGTATCGCAGGATACGCCACAGGATAGTCGGGCCTCATACTCCCGTGGAGATTATCAATATCGCTGGTCGGGAGATAGCGGGCAGGGTACCGAGAGATGCTCTTCGTCTTTGCGTAGCCCTCGATCTAGCTCGATGGAGCGAGGGCGTAGCCTATCTCGGGACAATGATGTCGACGATTTCGAGGAGAAGCCAATCAACGAGGCTGGCCATATCACTAGACCACGAAAATTTTTAGGATCTCGCTTCCTGGACAAGTATCTCGCGCACCGTATTCCAGGTCTACTTTCTCAGCGCGCTCTGAATATTTTAAAGGTGATATATGTTATTATCGAGAGAACTATTCTTCCCCTTGGCTTCATTGCACTGGTTAGTGGTGGAGTTACCTATGGCGGCATATTT AGAGGCAACAACATCTTCAATGGTCTTGCCCACTTTATCAAAGGAGGTATTTTCCTGTGGTATGGGCTTCTCACATTGGGAAGATGGCTTGGGTGCTTTGCCGACTTTGGATGGGCATGGAACATCAAGCCATCCCATGCCATTGTTGGATGGAAATCCAGGGTACCTACCGGTGAATTCACCGAGTCTCTTGTTATTTTCCTTTACGGATCTAGCAACGTATTCCTTGAACATTTAGCCGCATGGGGAGGAGCTTGGACTGCGCAAGATCTGGAGCATGTGTCGATTTCGATAATGTTTTTTGGTGGAGGATTG TGCGGTATGCTTTCAGAGTCACAACGTGTTCGGGATTGGATAAATATGAGTGTGCTCCCTGCGCCAACCAATGTTGAACAGCCCGCCAAGGACGAGGTATGGCAAGCGCCGAAGACGCAGAGACTATCACTCAACCCGATGCCTGCCATAGTGATACTTTTGTTGGGCTTGATGATGAGTTCGCACCATCAAGCAAGTATGGTTTCGACGATGGTGCATTCGCAGTGGGGAATGCTCCTCGTTGGATTTTCCATGGCTCGTGCAGTCACCTATATCATCCTTTACCTCAATCCACCAAGTTCGTTGCTACCATCCCGACCACCCTCTGAGCTTGTCGCATCGTTCTGTCTTATTTCTGGCGGGCTTATCTTTATGCTGAGC ACCAAGGATATCATCGAAGTAATGATTCACTACGACTTGAACGCAATGTTTGTGTTTACAGTTGCAATGGGCTTCACTGCCTTTGTGATGGCCTGGGAGATCGTCGCCATCTCTCTAAAGGCGTGGGCATCAAAGAAGACTGCTCCTCCGTCTCCTCAGGACCTCCGCTTTCCGGAGTGA
- a CDS encoding uncharacterized protein (BUSCO:322267at4751~EggNog:ENOG410PI3B~COG:O~MEROPS:MER0002476~BUSCO:5391at33183), with amino-acid sequence MADAVISVTPEFGCEHLREIIESNSRTAGQFYDSLLLVRESQSSLPQVFRELPQPRSASTRRLSFKPLYQCLHCPASRSRDGRAAHREMTGHLFFADCRSGSIWCQGCDDFIYDSEVDRVLWDTSRIIQRTDSTSKKRTIAETLADPDTEDASYLTSNSSKRLCGKDGVRGLYNLGQTCYMNVIMQTLFHEPLLTSYFLGHGHRIYDCSEANCFVCQVAETFAEFNNDEKQEGFNCLNLLLSSWQSSPDLAGYQQQDAHEFYQFLVNKLHATAEDRVDGYDQRCRCFFHKAFFGKLQSSVTCHNCGNTNRTEDPIMDLSLAFQVQRKKKALHWTPGESDTTPTLNGCLESYTAPEELPASDYSCSWCGTPQGATKQLRLRNLPVILCMQLKRFERHRSVSEKVDAKVSFPLSINMAPYTTRSHSKNVLKYTYDLLSVVVHIGDIDSGHYLAYCRQGELWFKFNDDRVTWATEAEVLDADAYLLFYTLRSL; translated from the exons ATGGCAGACGCTGTTATTAGCGTGACACCAGAATTTGGCTGTG AACACCTCAGGGAAATAATTGAGAGCAACTCTAGAACTGCTGGCCAGTTCTACGATTCCCTTCTCCTTGTGCGGGAATCCCAGTCCTCGCTACCTCAAGTGTTCCGGGAGCTTCCTCAGCCACGCTCCGCTTCCACACGACGGTTGTCTTTCAAACCATTATATCAGTGCCTGCACTGCCCGGCTAGTCGATCGCGGGACGGTCGAGCGGCTCATCGGGAGATGACCGGTCATTTATTCT TCGCTGACTGCCGAAGTGGATCAATATGGTGTCAAGGCTGTGATGACTTCATATACGACAGTGAGGTGGACAGGGTACTATGGGATACGTCTAGAATAATCCAGCGCACGGATTCGACTTCAAAGAAGCGCACTATTGCTGAGACTCTAGCCGACCCTGATACAGAGGACGCTTCCTACTTGACATCTAACAGTAGCAAACGGCTCTGTGGGAAGGATGGCGTGAGAGGCTTGTATAACCTTGGCCAGACGTGTTACATGAACGTTATTATGCAGACATTGTTCCATGAGCCCCTGCTCACATCTTATTTTCTCGGACACGGTCATCGCATCTATGACTGTTCCGAGGCGAACTGTTTTGTGTGCCAAGTTGCAGAGACATTCGCAGAATTTAATAACGATGAAAAACAAGAAGGATTCAACTGCctgaatctgctgttgagtTCATGGCAATCATCCCCT GACCTTGCCGGGTATCAGCAACAAGATGCCCATGAATTCTATCAGTTTCTTGTCAATAAACTCCATGCCACAGCCGAGGATCGAGTTGACGGATATGACCAGAGATGCCGTTGCTTCTTCCATAAAGCGTTTTTCGGCAAGTTGCAAAGCAGCGTGACCTGCCATAACTGTGGAAACACAAACCGCACTGAAGACCCAATCATGGACCTAAGTCTTGCTTTCCAGGTacagaggaagaagaaagcatTGCATTGGACGCCTGGAGAGTCGGATACGACGCCAACCCTCAACGGCTGCTTAGAGAGCTACACAGCTCCTGAAGAATTGCCTGCGAGCGATTACAGTTGCAGCTGGTGCGGAACACCACAAGGAGCTACGAAGCAACTTAGACTTCGAAATTTGCCGGTGATATTATGCATGCAGCTCAAG CGGTTTGAGCGACATCGCTCCGTCTCGGAGAAGGTAGACGCCAAAGTTTCTTTCCCGCTGTCGATAAACATGGCGCCGTACACCACACGCTCTCACTCTAAAAATGTCTTGAAGTATACCTATGACTTGCTAAGTGTGGTAGTCCACATAGGGGACATTGACTCTGGTCACTATCTTGCTTATTGCCGGCAGGGCGAACTG TGGTTTAAGTTCAACGATGATCGAGTTACGTGGGCTACTGAGGCGGAGGTGCTGGATGCCGACGCTTATCTGTTATTCTATACCTTGCGCTCTCTTTAA
- the DAM1 gene encoding DASH complex subunit dam1 (EggNog:ENOG410PPUU~COG:D): MESSGRRSTSRPRPSSRPTTPLRPSSRSSLREQSFGGSLGGAHSMQPAINALEPQFAELSDSMADLEANFMHLQLLHESLSRFSESFASFLYGLNMNAFCVDFPEASFVPA; this comes from the coding sequence ATGGAATCAAGTGGCCGACGGTCGACCTCACGCCCGAGACCTTCCTCCCGTCCAACTACACCACTCCGTCCGAGCTCAAGATCGTCTCTCCGTGAACAGAGCTTTGGAGGCAGCCTGGGCGGTGCACATTCGATGCAGCCGGCGATCAATGCTCTAGAACCGCAATTCGCAGAGCTCTCCGATTCCATGGCTGACCTGGAAGCTAATTTCATGCACCTCCAACTCCTACATGAGAGTCTCTCCCGTTTCAGTGAAAGCTTTGCTAGCTTCTTGTATGGGTTGAACATGAACGCGTTTTGCGTTGATTTTCCGGAGGCTAGCTTTGTCCCTGCATAA